The sequence ACCGGGGACGGATCCTTCCCATTCTGGATCTCCGGAGGCTGCTGGAGCTGCAGGGTCAGGGGGTTCCTCCCGGGGGCCGGGTCGTGGCGGTGGAAGCCGGAGGGATGACGTTCGGAATCCTGGCTGAGGCCCTGGTGGGAACAACCCAGGTTGCCGCCCACGACGTGGCGCCACCTCCGGTGAGCCTCACCGGGGATCGCCAGGCCCTTTGCAAGGGCGTTACGGGAACGATGGTTGCCGTGCTGGACGTGGAAGCGCTGGCCCAGGATCCGCGGATCATGGTCAACAACGGGGGGAGCTGACCCCCCGCAAGGAGAAGGGGCCGCCAGATGCGATGGACAGTCGGGCAGCGGATTACCGTCGGATACACGGTCCTTCTCTTGCTCCTCCTGCTGGTGACGGGGGTGGGCACGTATGCGCTCTCCCGGACCGCCGAGACGTTCGGGACGGTGATCCACCAACGGGAACAGGGCATCGAGGCGGCCCTGGAGGCAAGGGGGGACTCCGACCGCGCGATGGCGTCCTTCCTCCGCTACCTCCGCGAGCGCGAAGAGCGACTCCTCACGGACAGGGAGAGGCAGATCGGCGAAGCCCGCGAGGGGATGACGCGGCTTCGGGAGACGAGCGCCACCGCGGAGGCGAGAAAGGGTTGGGAAGAGGCGCTCGGCCTGCTGAGCGCCTGGGACGAGGCGTCCAGCGCTGCGATCGCGGCAACCAAGGCCGGCCGTGAGGCCGAAGCGATCCAGA is a genomic window of Candidatus Methylomirabilis sp. containing:
- a CDS encoding MCP four helix bundle domain-containing protein: MRWTVGQRITVGYTVLLLLLLLVTGVGTYALSRTAETFGTVIHQREQGIEAALEARGDSDRAMASFLRYLREREERLLTDRERQIGEAREGMTRLRETSATAEARKGWEEALGLLSAWDEASSAAIAATKAGREAEAIQILNRRVVPARDQERDLVRRLVATERTRTKDITASALGAASRAFWAMVFAAGIALAGGAGIAWGVTRSITGPLRSTITTLASASAEILAATTQQASGTAEEATAVQETSTTVDEVKQTAQVAAQKARA